The genome window CGTTTTCCGGTGATGTCCTTTCCGGCGTAGAGCAGATCGCCGGGGAGTTCACGCGCCAGCTCGCGGTCATGCAGTCGATCTCTCGGGAGCGGATGGGCAATCCGCCGATGCTTCTGGGAGAGTTCGGCATCCCCTATGACATGAATGACGGCGAGGCCTATCGCACGGGCGACTACGGCGCTCAGGAGATCGCGCTGGACGCCAACTACCGCGCGCTGGAGGCGCTCCTGCTGAACTCCACGCAGTGGAACTACACGCCCGACAACACGCACGAGCACGGCGACCAGTGGAACAAGGAAGACCTCTCGATATGGAGCGCCGATGACGGCCGCGACCCGCGCGATCCTGACGCCGGCGGACGGGCCGTGCGCGCCTTCTGCCGTCCGTACGTCCGGTGGGCAGCGGGGCGCCCCCTGCGCATGGCGTTCGACCCCACAAGCAGCGTCTTCGAGGCATCGATCGAGAGCGACGCGCGGGCGGCGGGCCCAACGCTGGTCTACGCGCCGCGCCTGCACTATCCGGGCGGCCCGCAGGTAGAGGCTTCGAGCGGCACGGCCTTCTATGATGAAGCGACGCAGATGATAACGTGGAAGGGGCACTCAGGCACGGCTGAGTTGCGGTTGCGGCGAAAGTAGAAAAATGTGCCTCTGCGTCTCCTAGTCCTTGTCGATCCAGTAGTCGTACTTGAAGAGGCCGAACCCGTAGCAGGTCGGCGTGTAGCCCTTGATGTAGTCGTAGGCGCACCAGTGGCCGTACGGCTGGTAGAGGTGAAGCGTAGGCCCGTGCCGCTTCAGCACCAGCCTTTGCGCTTCCCACGCCAGCTTCTTCCGTTCCTCGTCGTCGATCGTTTGCTGCGCTTGGTCGAGGATGGCGTCCACCTCCGGATCGTCCACGCCCAGGTAGTTCCGGTCCGTGCGGGTATCGCCGTGGCTGTGGTGCGACTGCAGCGGTATCTCGTCCGTAATGTAGGGGTAGTGGGTGAAGACGGTGGTCTGGAAGTTGCCGAGCATCATGTTGGAGAGCCAGGCGCCGACCTCGCCGGCGTCGATGTCGATGGTGATGCCGGCCTCAGCCAGGTTGGCCTTGATAATCGCCGCCTGGTCGGGGAAATCGCTGTAGTTGCCGATGCTCAGCTTCAACCGCAGCCCTTCCTGCCCGGCAGCGGCGAGGAGCTGCTTCGCTTTCGCGACGTCCCGCTTGTAGGCCGCTTCCACCTCCTCCTTCGGCAGGGCGGTATCGAACGCCGGCGGCACGGGGCCCGCCAGCTCGCCGTCGCCGAACTGCAACCTGTCGATCATCGCCTTCCGGTCGAGCGCGATGTCGAAGGCCTCGCGCACGCGCTGGTCCTTCAAGGCGGGAGCGTTGTTGGCGTTCATGCGGAGACAGCCATAAGCGCGGTCGAGGTAGCGCGTGACGGTCGTGCCGGGAACGCCCCTGACAGCGTCGGCCTTCATTTTGTTGCTGGCAACATAGATGTCGATGGCGTTCGCGCGGTACGCCGCCTGAATCGACGCCTCGTCCGGTATGACCCTCAGACTGTGGC of Dehalococcoidia bacterium contains these proteins:
- a CDS encoding ABC transporter substrate-binding protein — encoded protein: MFGRSRVSRRAFLGGAATTIAAGGMALAGCGGEEKESPPATVPAEQGEPKRGGTIRRASTVLLSLDPMTAAGSPLAGLFYSVLVQHTDWRGTVGDLATSWEVVDGLEWIFTLRPDVRFQDIPPASGRAFVASDVVHSVDREKSMPGASESWDTWVDRYEAPDDVTFTARTKNPYAYLLNLVGMCAVIPVEAVEEFGDLTNHAIGTGPFMLGSFSQDTGLEVVRNPFYYHDYPYVDGHSLRVIPDEASIQAAYRANAIDIYVASNKMKADAVRGVPGTTVTRYLDRAYGCLRMNANNAPALKDQRVREAFDIALDRKAMIDRLQFGDGELAGPVPPAFDTALPKEEVEAAYKRDVAKAKQLLAAAGQEGLRLKLSIGNYSDFPDQAAIIKANLAEAGITIDIDAGEVGAWLSNMMLGNFQTTVFTHYPYITDEIPLQSHHSHGDTRTDRNYLGVDDPEVDAILDQAQQTIDDEERKKLAWEAQRLVLKRHGPTLHLYQPYGHWCAYDYIKGYTPTCYGFGLFKYDYWIDKD